The Primulina huaijiensis isolate GDHJ02 chromosome 6, ASM1229523v2, whole genome shotgun sequence genomic sequence AATTATACTGTGTTACCATattaaatatggtatttttggagtgattgaaaatgaatttaaatgTGACGTGGAAACTGAAAATAAGATGACAATATTAAATCTATTTTCTGGGGAGGGTATTATCAAGGGCAGGTGGGTTTTGCCCATAGATGGTAATTATCTGGAAGAGCCAAATTCAAGAGCCTGCCTAGTGGCCTACCGTATACCACAATCGCACAAATTTGAAAATGGGAACCAACGATATTTGGTGGCGAAACAGTGTCGTTTAATGAAGTTTTGTCGTCTTCTTAATTTTATGCTTATCTTCTCATCTTTTCTAAACACACCTTTCATTTTGGAAGTTTCAAATTATAGTCTtatacaatacaatctaactatGGTTAAAAATACGATCTTGATATAATAAATTTCTCTTAATTTAaagtcatatttattttatttgatctttCAACCAAATGAAAGAACATTGTCAACGTATGAGACATATTATGTCTTTActtgtttatgaaattattattatatttagggAGCAGTGTGATTTgaccaaaattaatttttctactAATGGGAGGAGCCATGAATACTCAAGAATGGCAAGaataaatataacatttcaGAATCCAGTTCGATTAATCGTTCTAGTTGTGGTACCGTGGCATAAACCCATTTCTACTAATATGCGAGAAACTTGGATTTGATACCTACCTGGTGATAGAGAAAAACCTCGATCAAAtgtaataaaaagaaaaaatccaaatggataataataaaaacaattgaATCCAACTCTTTCTTCTCTCCCACCATAGGCTGATGCTGCGTTGTCTGGCACATTCACATAATTTCTTAAGCACTGACAAAATGCTTATATCGTACGCAGCAAACATTCAATCAATAGAACAAAAACTATACAGTGAGGCGACGCTAGACTAATTCTACTCCAAGTTCATCTGAATGGCTCCTATTGTGAACTTGTTCAAAGTGTAATGATCCAACAGATGCTCTACATATTGGGCACGCTGCGGTCTTCAAAAGCCAAGAATCAATACACTCGGAATGGAAACTGTGACTACACTTGGGCAGCTTCTTGCACGTTTCCCCGTTCTTGAAATTTTCCAGACACACAGAACATTCTCTATTCCCATTCTCTTCGACCTTGTAATCAAAACATGGCAACTCCTTTATATCCTCTTGTCTCATGCTCGGAATCCGAACCGCTCGACTAGGGTCTGAAATCGATGCCCTCACTGGGAAATCACCACTGAAAGCTCTCCCCACCACACAAATGTGAATGATCACCAAAGCAGCTATCCCGACAAATAGAAGTGTCACAGATAATACAATCTCCATGATCATGGCTTTATTACGATAAAAAATAGCATTTTGATCAAGCAAGTAGCTTGGTTTTTCCCAAGAAAAAGAACCCTTTTCAAGATTTAGATTTCTTTACTAGAAACACTACTTTTATATGCAAAACAAACAAAGGAAGAACCAAAAAACGGATGAGTGAATTCCAACATGTAGATCGCCAAGAAAGGAATAAACATGTATCTATGTAAGACATCAGGCGTTGGttcattcatttaatttatttgcaaATTGATAggtctttttattattattattattttggttgATGGCGTAGAGTGGAAACAATATCTTGAAGGAGAAAAATGTACAAGAGGTATTATTTGAAGTCTAAGGAGCTTTAGTTTGGTGGATATGAAGTGACAATGGCATTTGGCTGCAAGTTGGCATAAAATTCGTTTTCTACTTGTATTCAACAGCAACCAAAACggcattaaaaattatttttttggtctAACATTATAACTTTACACAATATCTTGTGGTGTAAACTATAAATTGAAAACCTAAGTTACAACTTGacagattatatatattatatatatatatatatatttcatttaaaagtgaTAACCTTATAAGATGCTTAAGATTTTAACCTATATTTAAATTTgactgaaattaaaataattatgaaatgcTTTTTTATCTTGATGGAGAATGATTTGACCAAAGAAAAAGCATACCTAAACTTTGAGTAAatgacaatttaaataattatagaGTGGAGAAATTAGATTAAGTTTGCTTTCTCAATAAATTGACGTGACAAGAAAATCACAAGATAGAGGAGGTCAGCACTCCATCAAACACGTACAGATAATATAAATTGTTATATCGTAATACCAATAAAACCAAACATGTTAGCAAGACATTAAAAATGATTACCTGTAAATTTCAACGACTATTAATGAATTAAGTAAAATAATTCGACTAAAGAAAATACATCAACTTTTTTTAAACACAGCTTCTTCATGCATATGAATCAAGAAACTGCCACGCCACGACTCTTTtaattaaacataatattttaagTTTCCCTCTCTTATCTCTTCCAACGAGGAACCAGCATACTGTGAATACTAATTAATTAGTTTTTAAATCTTCAAGTTATGTACGcgattattgatttttaatctaattaattagtttttaaatctttaagttattaattattattaacaaattattcgttattttttgaatttattaaaatagaataggttgttataataattatatgattatttttatccgTCTACTAAAATGACTAATATAATTAATCTAAAAGATTTATTCATTATTATATAAGATAGATTTGAATATCTCATAATTTTAAATTCGTTTAATTTCTTTTTCCACTAAAAAATTATAACTCAGCAGTTCTACATCGTTTCAAACATGGGCGGATTTAGGATTTGGAGACTGCATACAAAAAACAGACAAGATTGAAATAAAGAGAAAAGACAAGAACTATGTCGATTAAATATTtcagtaaataaataatttagatatTTGATGCTGAAAGGATTTAATTGGTAAGGCATCTCTAGGTCATGGAAGGGGAAAAAAGTGTTTTCAGATTAAAGGAGATTGTAGCAATGTTGTTTtcgtaaaagaaaaaaaacatatgatgtcacacataaaattaaataaaatgctgatttttgaataatttaaatacataaaaaaggGGATTATTTCAAGCAGATAATTAATGATAGATCGAGCATGCATTCACGTATGTAAGTCTATCAATAAAAGATCAAAACTTATCGTAAATATTTAGTTTGCAGTCAACTCGACTCCAAAATTATAGGAAAACAGGTGAATTCATAGCCATCAAATATCCATTTGAAACTCTATATATAGATCCCTTTGCCCAGGTTAACCCATAACAGAAGTATTACGGCAAATATATATCACAGCCGTTGGAATTATTTGTTTCTCCAGATCATTCCAACGCTCagattatatgtatattttgtcACCCCTTCTGGCATTCGTGGTTGCGcaatttgatcatttttttgggttttaaaGATGGTGGACGCAGAAACAGCTAGGACCATAGTCGGAGTTATCGGTATGTGattcaattaaatcaaaattttatagtcATGTTGTAGTACGTTAATATGATCTCTCACTATCTATAAATTGATTAAGCTAGCTTTCAGGTCATCATGAATATGCATGTGTTCTTGTTAAATGTAAATGGCAGATGCCTTTTAATTAGTCTATTTATCgcctatttaattttgtaataatgatttcttttgttgaatttgcaggaaatgtgatctcatttgGTCTCTTCCTCTCCCCGCTGTAATGCtctaatatatatacaaattaagtgaagagaatatatatatatgtaatgaTTATGTATGCATTAATTATTTCTATAAAGTAAATTAAATAACGTTTagttacatatattttattcagTCCAACGTTTTTCAAGATATGGAAAGCGAAATCGGTGCAAGCATTCAAACCGGACCCGTATATCGCGACGGTGCTGAACTGCGCGATGTGGGTCTTCTACGGGATGCCCTTCGTTCACCCAGACAGCCTTCTGGTCGTCACCATCAATGGTGTCGGATTCTTCATCGAGATCTTCTACGTCACCGTCTTTTTCGTCTATTCTGATTGGCCCAAACGCGTATATATGTTAAACTTATTTTTATCCATCTCATTCTAATTATATATCTCTCTTTGAACGTACGTAGATTTAATCTGTTGCTTACTTATACATTAATTCAGCGAAAAATCCTTCTGGCTCTACTGATCGAATTGGTGTTCATGGTGGTTGTGGTGTTTATAACATTGGTGTTTCTGCATGGCACCAAACAAAGATCGATGCTCATCGGAATATTGTGTATAGTTTTCAACATCATAATGTACACATCTCCCTTGACCGTCATGGTATGTTATAACCAATATATATATGCATCATAGTATGAgaaaatatatatgtgttgttgttttgattagattttttttttgaatttttgcagAAACGGGTTATTAAAACCAAGAGCGTGAAATTCATGCCCTTCTATCTGTCGCTTGCCAATTTCTTGAATGGCATGATTTGGTTTTCATATGCTCTCATCAAGTTTGATCCCTATGTCATGGTATTAATCACTTCTTCTATCGTAATACATTCCCTAATATTTTCATTTATAGGAATGGGTTTTTACCATTTTAAATTGTGATCATGTAGGTTCCGAATGGTTTGGGAAGTTTGTCTGGGCTAGTTCAACTGATACTCTATGCAACCTACTATGGGACCACCGATTGGGACGACGATGGCACCGGCAACACCAGCCAGCCGGAGATTCAACTTCAGAGAACTAATTCCGCAGCCCCTGTCTGATAATACACTTACGGCTGCACGCCTAAACAACATTATGTTCTGTAAATTATTCTTGTATCTAGAGTTTTAAAACATCTGTTCGACATGATGGGGCAATTGATCAACATCTAAGAACTGGATTAAGATCATGCTGAATACCTGTGTAAAAATTCAATTAGCACTGATGTAAAGTAACTGATTTTGACACTCCATGTGtacctgtaaaaaaaaaaatcaaatatatgatgtattttcggatacaaattttaaattaatgggCACAATGCAAATTTAGTTTGCCTTTTCTGATTCATGTTTTAGGGAGTTAAGACTTTTATTACATAGTACTTGAGCGGTATCGACAAAACATACAGTAGATAAATGAACACATTACGGATGACGATGGTGACTAAAAAATATGATCAGCTTCTCCAATTTTCTAGAATGCGAAAGAAATATGGTAATTTTACATGCTCCCAAAGGTACATTTTCAAGGGCCACGAGTTTTCCGAAAACACAGACAACCTTGTTGCTGATCAATGGGGATCATTCCTCCGCCTCGCGATGTGTCAATCGCCTCTTATCATCGCAACAACTTCATCCATTTCGGGACGCTTATCTGGGTTTGCATCCCAGCATCGTTTCATCACATTAGTAAGGGAGCTTGGACAACATCTCGGGCATCGCGGCGGGGGAACCGGGGTACTCCTCTTCATTCTTCTTCTCCATAGTCAAAGCCCTGTTGAGATGCCTCTCCAACAGCTCATCTAGACTCTTCAAATCTATCTGATCTGATCTGCTCTCACAAACTGTCACTCCCTTTCTCCATTTCTCCGCGTTCTTGATCCCTGCACGATGTTTTCTATCAAATTCTATCACAGAATCACTTACATAGGCAAGATCTACGTCacatattttcttgatttttatgtaaaatggGGTACGATTAATGAGATGGAAGTGAAGAATGTATATAACGATGATAATTTTCCATCTCTTTCTATCAAAACCATACATAACatgtaaaattattatattaaaaattttaaaaatcttttctaataattatttacacaaatatcaattcaaataaattttaatctaatcattgtgaaataaaatcttttatatataaatatttaatgctatattttttaaaaattgtggaAAAACGTATATTGAAACCCATCACCTACCAAAAGAGATACTTTCGCTATAAATCAGCgctatacaaaaatttattggCATGGTACGAAATCTCATGTTATATTTGATGTTCTAAATCgtgttatattttaattaaacaagttttgtttatataaataattaaaaagtaaaaacattGAACGTAGTACAcgaaaaaaatagaatatatcgatgataaaatattatgttcattttttaattaaaaaatcatcgatatatttttttttattcatttgaaGTGTTCAATATACAATTTATTGtcgattttctaaaaaaaatagatgaatCGAATATTTCATTAACGATTATTTGTATTTTGTTCATATTTGGTTTTTAGTgcgtttaatttttaataatttgtacAAACGTGActtgtttgaaaaaaaatgtagCACGATTTGAAACATCAAGTGTAGTAGAGAAACACATCTTTGTTACGGTTGAATTATATCATATTAcaaatatttagttttttttcctAATAATATTGGTTTTTTAATAATGACGAGGTGGTATCATGTTAATAATAATAGAATATTTTCGGAATTATAAGTTATTATAAATTGCGATATAAAATGttgataaatattatattctggaaaaaaaataagaaagtaagaaaattaaattaaattttcataaataaaaaatgctTTCCAAACAAAACATAAGTGGTATCGTTCGTGCTAGAAGGCCACATGGGTTGTCATGTCTCGTAAACctttaatttcaatttcaaatataCATTAATTCCAATGTAAGGTACATACAATGTACTTACAGAAATGGTACAAAAACCATTATGTCTTAATGTCCCACTTaaacaaaatttgtttattcaaataaattattttttttattgatattaaCAAATATGTGGACACGATTTGTCtctaaaataatgattattatgtatataatttataaaccgagttgattaataaaattttaatataacaaATAACAATGATAGGCTCGTCACGAGTCAATTATGATTTGTAACTTATATTACACtaacattttaaatttgaaattaaatttcaaatttaagatTCAATTGCAACATTTTTCTACAAATCCCAACATATGACATTATTTacacttttaaaaaataaataaataactcagatttttttctttttagtaGTATTTCAATGAATTTATTTGTGATAAAACTACACAAAAAAGGTAAGAGTTAGAATAAGTTAAATAATTTCCTATGCAcatctaaaaataataaaattttcgaaataataataataacaataattttatatgtattaagcaattaaaataatttatattttaagtttaaaattaaatcCCGTTTTTTGTATCCAAAAACTTATCCCAAAGTGGAGTATTTCTTAGAATATACATAGTCGGGATCCCTACAAAAGGAACAGCAGATAAATAAACAAAGAACATTACTTATTATCTTCCATACATTGCAGAAATTGATACGGCGTTCTTAGAGAACTTCTCTGGCTCGGGTTTTCGCCTCGTCGGAACTCCATCGTTTCTCACAACAAATGCTGGTTTCCGAGGCACTGGCAAAGAATTGGTTTCACTTTTCAGCATGGATGCAACGTCTTCGATAAAGGGCCGATCAATAGCCTTATCTTGTACACATAAAAGACCAACTTGAATGCATTTTCTCAGTTGATCTTTCTTGTCTGCAGTCTTTAGCATAGGATCAATGAGCTCTAGTTCAGTGCATTGCTTCCACAGGTCCCAAGcctgaaatcaaaatttttcattCCGACTCGAATTTTAGTGTAACATACGTGAAAGACGACTCATGCCATATACATCTTTTCACTAGCATCATGTTAATGACTTACAAATTCTGCAAGAGTCAGAGGGCCTTCGAGATTCTTGAAGCTGTTGTTTCTCCGCCCACTCACAATCTCCAGTATCAGAATTCCGAAACTATAGATATCAGATTTGACAGAGAAAGTACCTTGTGTCACATATTCAGGAGCCATGTATCCGCTGTCAAAAATAAGCAATGAAGCTTATTTGATAGTTCCAATTCTGGTTCAATCTAAACTAACTCAGAGAATATTTAGCCCTGCCTATCATTGCCACTTACCGTGTTCCAACACGCTTGCTCGTATTTTCTTCAGATACATGCTTTAAGATTCTCGATAAACCAAAATCAGAAATTTTTGGGTTCATGTTCTCATCCAGCAATATGTTACCAGCTTTCAGATCTCTATGAACTATCAGTAATCTAGAGTGCTTATGAAGGTAAAGCAATCCTTGAGCAATCCCCTCGATTATATTGAAACGTGTATCCCAATTCAGTACAGTTCTCTTTGTTTGATCTGTCACGTTTGAACTACTTGCATCAGAAGTTTATGTAGACAGATATTCGACATACTTCAGTCTTCTTCACTTCACTTTATGCTGTAGTTAATTCAAGCTGAACATAATAACTCACCAAAGAGAAAGAAGTCCAAGCTTTTGTTGGGCATGTAATCATAGACTATCATCTTCTCATTTCCATGAATGCAGAAACCCAATAGCTTTACTAGATTTCTATGTTGGAGTTTAGATATGAGTATTAGTTCGGTTTTGAACTCGATCAATCCTTGTTTTGAACTTCGTGACAGTATCTTTATTGCTATTTCACGTCCTTCAGGAGTTTTCCCCTGAAAAACATAATATATGACGCAGAACATGGGTAGCTTTAGAAGAgtttataaataaccaaggctGGTTACTGGTGAGCTCAGTATTATAACATAAGGATAAAAAATTTGCCACCATATCTAAACAATATCACTcggttcatattttttttgaattatgaAACCTCTTTCAAGAAGGAAGCTATACATATTACAGACAAGGTAAGAGGATTTTTATTCTCAGTTTAAGGTAAAAGGATTCAACTCTCAAATTCACCTTGTAAACCGAGCCAAAACCGCCCTCTCCAAGTTTGTTGTTCAAAGAAAAATCATGGGTTGAGGCCAGAAGAGACGcataagaaaacattttaagaTCATGGCCCCCATTGTTTTCGAATTCTGATATTCCAGTGTATCCTTCAAGTGTCATTAGCTCCTGCATTactttcatcttcttctttttcgcTATCAATTTGTACCCACAAAGAAAATATCAGCACTGAAAAGATAACTGAAATTATTTGTTACAATGTATAATTTATAAGTACCTTGTCTAAATTTTCGAATAACGAACGATGCTGTGACTATTGAAACCAGAAATAAAGCGATTGCCACAGGAAGAGCCCAGATCTTCCATCCTGTTAAAAATCATTTAGAATGATATAAACTCAAAActtttcatattaattaaacaaatatttcCATAAAACAGAGCTATGAGATTTTCTGCAGTATCATGCTTATTGCTTTTGGACTCGGGAAGTAGTAAACATACTTCTTCTTTCCTCTGATGCTGCTGATACTAGGAAATATCTTAACTGTAACTCTGGCCCATAATCTTGCAGTAGCTCTGCATTTTCACCTCTCCAGTACGAGCATCCATTTTTCTCATCCTTATAGGAGATGCATTTGCAGTCGTTCCAGCAGTTTGCCCTGCAATCACTTAGGGTAAGGTTTGAAGTGTTGTCATATGAATATGTCGCAACGAATTGAAACCGTCCATAAGTGTAATTGAACATCTGATGCCTATTTCGACACTTAGGCTGCTCCCAGAGTTCACAGCCCAAGTAAACATCATTTCCAACACCTCTAGTATTATAACCATAGCAAAGATCAACTAGGGCAACATAAACTCTGTCATTGTCATAGATATTCCCCTGATTTTGCAGTGTCCATCCAGATATAATCTTTCGATTTTCAGGCGTGAAGGGATCTACGTAGAGGGAATAGGTGAAGTATTCTTCATCTTGATTggaaacatttttaaaaatgtaGTTGAGATTTAAAGGATCAGGCTTAGGAACTATATTTTCAAACGAGTAAATCTTCAGACTcccatattcataataaaatttcaagtcCCCACTAGTCCAAGAAAGCACTCCTCGTCGTTTAACCAACAATCTGCGCCGGATCCAATCCCATTCCAGACTAAAAGCCCCTGAAGCCGGATTGCTTGCAGAAAACCATGAAGTAAGTGTCCAGTTCTTTCCAGTCTTGTGGTTCACACCTAACTTCATCTTCGGAAGAAGTGTATCAGTTGGATAATCAAAGCTTTCCCACACCACGTTGCCACCCCCCCATGATGATGAGTTCATCTCTTTCACCACAAGATTCCCAGTATCCAGCAAAGTAGCCGTTACATTGGTCCCAGTTTCAGACTTATAAATCTCGATAGGATCGCCCCCTCTGTGCTCGATGATCACCTCACCCGCGATGCTTATCTTGAGACTGCCGGAGTTACCGTATATGGGATTGTTCCTGTTTGCAATCCAGACTGGGGTATCCGTATCTGTATAATTGCTAGTGTACCATATTCCAAGATAACTCCGGTTGCTATTGTCAGGAGAATAGAATCCTAAAGTGAAAATCTTTTTGGAAGAAATCAAGTATGCAGATGAGTTCAGTGTTTCCCCCGGTTTGAGACTGTCAAGTGAGAAAACTGGAAACGGGGAGAAGCAAAGCAACATAAAGAAGAAGATTGCCTCCATGACTAATTCTTTCCTCTGCAGTTTGAAGTGTAACAGATCAACATTAGGCCTGCAAGTCCAACATTTATGTGTTCATTCTATCATTATTAAATGAATGAGATGTTTTTTTTCCTCCCTCGAAAGTGAATGATATGTCTGTTTTTGTTTGTgtttattttcagaaaattgttttctaaaactttattttgtataaataaattatgtatgaacttggaataaacaaataaacaaaGTCAACACAGAGCTGAAagagaatatttttttccttcactCAAAAGAATAATGAATTCCAtttgttgattaaaaaaaataataataatttccatTTGTTAAGTTGGTACTAATTAGTTAAGCAGACAAAttgaaaaatcatttttggAATCAATATTCTAAAGATTAGATCTGGTGTACAATGTTCTCCATGATCAGTATTTGTGAGACTCGGTCTATACTTGCAACAGTGAAAAtgatacttttgacataaaaaataatacttttcactcaaataaatatatattaccccatattttttcataacataactaacaaaaaaatatacttGTGCATTGAAAATagtatatttgacataaaaaggtCAAGTCGAATATCCGTCTTACGAGTCAActttgtgagacgatatcacaagattttttgtgtattttaaattgagtaggcctattatgagaaaatatcacatatcTATATATTCATGAGACAGATCGAACAAATCCACGCTTTGaatgaaaagtaataatttGGCTAAAAAATAATCTGATCTTATAAGAGCTTTTGCGTTTTAAATTGTAGTTCGGACTAATTTTACCTAAAAATACTACTATATGGCTTTTTACATCATATAATTATCTTTCTTACGCTAGCATAAGGATAACGTCATAACGCAAATTCGActataaaaaattgatttggaTACGTGAgctacataaaaatatatagacCTCACATatctaaattaaaattaaacattGAATGTAGTGTGAGGTTTTATCCTTATACTAGTATTTATGATGACTTATAGACGGAAAACAACTACGGTAGACGCACCTAATATTTTTCTAACAAAATCCTATCGATGCTTAGATCATACTagaaacttaaaaaatatattcgaAAGCTAAAAgccaaatttcaaatatatgtatattatatccttttatatgttaattatttgcgaattatttgaaaatatatatttaaagataCGTCAATTTATAGGATAAAATTCATGTCAAAATGATTCCACAATTTTATATGTATGTCCTATCgttatttattgtatataatGTAGTTGCagttgtaataataataatcttattTACAAGAAAACCAATAATTAACTATACGAAAACATGATataattttagatttgattaaaaaaattatcttatcAAATTAATTACATGTTTTTTACTATATTGTAATAAGTTTTATTGtatatcttactattttaatttcaaaaaaaaaaattattttattttttacgaAATACATAATAATGTGTGTCATGAACagtcaataataataatatttactaGTAAAAGTTATACACGTGttgtatgtgttattattatttttaatttgatcaaataatactaaacaattgacacgaaattatttccaatttagaaaagttgttcgatttaaaaagaaagttttgtttagatttttttctatgtaaaatatgaaataatttaaagatattttagtaaaataaaaataataattatgaaattaaatattatttaagataattattttaaaattttcatacttgagaatataatatatatataatatatacatacacattaAGAATTCTTTATTTTTCAACTTTCCCCGTACATCACCCCAACTGACAAAAACGAATAAAAAAGGAAAGGTCCCGTCTTTCAATTTGCCTCACTCTGCAAATCCAGAGAATTCATTCTAATCTTTACTCCTCTCCCCTCCAATTTCACTTCCTTTTTCTCTTTTCTTGTCACAGACAACATACAGAATTCAGTGTTCCCCTTTTCCGTGTAAAAATGTGTCTTTTTAATGCTTGAAATTTGACGAGTAGACTCACTCCATTGATGCTCATATTAGTTTAATGAGAATCAATTCTTCGATCGATTACTAAGATATTTGATGGCGATTAGAGGCGTTGATTTCAAGTGGTGAGTGTTTTCAAGAATGTTTCAAGGTTCATCATGAGAAATGGTGGTAAAGAAATCTTGTTCTTTTTAAACGGGGAACAAATTCCGTACCTGCTTGTGTATTTGGGGATTTTTACATGTAGGGTTTTTATTTTTGGCTTGAAGTGGTAATTTTGAGTGGGTTTCTTGCAGGTATGATGGGTTCTTCTTGTCTATGCTCGCTACAAGTATGTATCCTTTTCACAGATGTTCAAGATTTTGTTTCATATTAAATGGGATGCTTTTTGGATGCTAATTTGGTTTGTCTTTTAtgttcttattttgaatttcTCGTATATGCTAATTAGATTAATGCAAGTTTGATATGTTTTTACTATATAAAGCCTTGGATCATTCCTTAACTATT encodes the following:
- the LOC140979198 gene encoding RING-H2 finger protein ATL66-like, producing the protein MIMEIVLSVTLLFVGIAALVIIHICVVGRAFSGDFPVRASISDPSRAVRIPSMRQEDIKELPCFDYKVEENGNRECSVCLENFKNGETCKKLPKCSHSFHSECIDSWLLKTAACPICRASVGSLHFEQVHNRSHSDELGVELV
- the LOC140979342 gene encoding G-type lectin S-receptor-like serine/threonine-protein kinase CES101, encoding MEAIFFFMLLCFSPFPVFSLDSLKPGETLNSSAYLISSKKIFTLGFYSPDNSNRSYLGIWYTSNYTDTDTPVWIANRNNPIYGNSGSLKISIAGEVIIEHRGGDPIEIYKSETGTNVTATLLDTGNLVVKEMNSSSWGGGNVVWESFDYPTDTLLPKMKLGVNHKTGKNWTLTSWFSASNPASGAFSLEWDWIRRRLLVKRRGVLSWTSGDLKFYYEYGSLKIYSFENIVPKPDPLNLNYIFKNVSNQDEEYFTYSLYVDPFTPENRKIISGWTLQNQGNIYDNDRVYVALVDLCYGYNTRGVGNDVYLGCELWEQPKCRNRHQMFNYTYGRFQFVATYSYDNTSNLTLSDCRANCWNDCKCISYKDEKNGCSYWRGENAELLQDYGPELQLRYFLVSAASEERRRWKIWALPVAIALFLVSIVTASFVIRKFRQAKKKKMKVMQELMTLEGYTGISEFENNGGHDLKMFSYASLLASTHDFSLNNKLGEGGFGSVYKGKTPEGREIAIKILSRSSKQGLIEFKTELILISKLQHRNLVKLLGFCIHGNEKMIVYDYMPNKSLDFFLFDQTKRTVLNWDTRFNIIEGIAQGLLYLHKHSRLLIVHRDLKAGNILLDENMNPKISDFGLSRILKHVSEENTSKRVGTRGYMAPEYVTQGTFSVKSDIYSFGILILEIVSGRRNNSFKNLEGPLTLAEFAWDLWKQCTELELIDPMLKTADKKDQLRKCIQVGLLCVQDKAIDRPFIEDVASMLKSETNSLPVPRKPAFVVRNDGVPTRRKPEPEKFSKNAVSISAMYGR
- the LOC140979513 gene encoding bidirectional sugar transporter SWEET5-like; this translates as MVDAETARTIVGVIGNVISFGLFLSPLPTFFKIWKAKSVQAFKPDPYIATVLNCAMWVFYGMPFVHPDSLLVVTINGVGFFIEIFYVTVFFVYSDWPKRRKILLALLIELVFMVVVVFITLVFLHGTKQRSMLIGILCIVFNIIMYTSPLTVMKRVIKTKSVKFMPFYLSLANFLNGMIWFSYALIKFDPYVMVPNGLGSLSGLVQLILYATYYGTTDWDDDGTGNTSQPEIQLQRTNSAAPV